The genomic segment ATACGTCCTTGGAGCCTAGGGATGCGTCCGCTCCATGCAAGGAGCCATTCATTCACATATCCATTCTGGAGATACAAGCAGGCCAGGTGTCTGAGAAACCCAGACACTCGAGGCCACAAAAACAAGAGTAGTGCCCACACTACACCAAGCCACAAACCCACTTGCAATGctcacacatagccacaagggacaAGCACCGAGTACACATACGGGCCTCCAGGAGGCGGGAGCTCAGCACCacgcttagccaatcagagcacgtTATGGAGGCCACGCCTGCCGAATACTAAAGAcacaacacatagcccaggggggGGAGAATGCTCCAGGAAGGGCATTCACGGATACCCAGCTAAGCGTACCTCCACGCGATCATATACAATtcctctccttttgcttcatagataCCATAACGaacctttaccaaataaagtgagttacaaGCGATCCTGACTCTGCCCCCTTTTTCCCAAAAGGAACACAGCAGAACTCTGGGGTCAAGAGACTTAGGCCAGATTCACCCCATGGCACgtagttaacacacacacacacacacacacattttatgtacTTTATTTGATTCCACATTACAAGTTAATATCATTTTAGGAACCAAATGTGATGAATTATCCAACAACTATTTGACCAACAAACATCTTGTTATGGGAATGCATCATTAAGGGTACAGGAAACATCTCCTTTTCCAGATGAACATGCTCCCTATAACAGTTGATATTGAGCAGTACTTAGCTAGCTGTCTGGCCCTTCTTTTACTTAGTCCACTGATGTTAAGTCCACTGACCACCAGCCTATGCACATGGCCTAGACTGCCAAAGACAAGAACAATGAGGACACATTTATAGCCACAGCTTTCAATGGCAGATGTTAGAGGATggtatttcagtttttttgtaCAATAGGATTCCTCCATGAACAGGTCAAAGGCACAGGCTACTTCAAAGAGTCTGACTATTTTTATGCAATATGCAAATGATGTCTGGTGTGTTGGGAATTCCTGAAAAGCAGTTTGTGGATGTGTTAAACCAGTGGGACTTGACAGAGGTATGTTTGTATAGTTGTTCCTGAGGAGCACAGGGGATCTGGGCAGCGATGAGGTCCACCAGTCTGTCATGTCTGGCAATATACAGTCCTTTGTAGGAAGGGCAACTGTTCATGATGTGGGCTACTGACTCCAGATGTTGTGGTGGGTCATGTAGCATGCATAAGGGGGAATGAATAGATGGAaaccagagggagagattgtATTTTGTGGGGAGAACCTGTAGGCGTGCCTTCACACAGAAGATGAGTATCTCATCACTGATGGTGGCATTATTGTAAATGGCATTTGATGTGGAGTGATCTGCACAGGTGAGTTTGGCTAATTTTCCTTGAAGTTTAAGGCTGGATCAGTACTCCATATTGTGGCCCCTTTGGATGGTAAGAAGGGTTTGCCTGGATGTTGATGGTAACAGGAGGTGGGTGATGTTATTGTGTTGCAGCCTGGCTTGCACTGTGATTGATGGGTCATCCACCACTGCATCGGTGACCTCTACTGGTTGGTGGTTGGAGGTCCAGTTTAGCTCGGTGCCTGTCCTCCAGCACAAATCATTCAGGTCACGCCAGTCTGATGACACACCAAATCCCTGTGCCTGGGTATCCAGCATGCCACTGCTCTTTCTTCTGAAACCCAGGAAGTTATCCTCACCACTGCCTGCACAAGCCACTTTGCGTTTCTTAAAGTCCAGCAGTAATGATGCTCTTGCcaggtgtcacacacacacacacacacacacacacacacacacacacacacacacacacacacacagtctaaccTGTAAAACACTTTCAGAAACACCACAGATCAAACCAGGCAACAGAACAGCAACAATAAGGTTGAAGTCATTAAAATAATCAGTGTATTAAGTACGAGGACAATTTCTTCGTATTTATATATACTAGAGTTTCTAACCTCTAGTGGGTCATGAGTTTCAGAATCCATTGATTGTCATCGCACATATGTGCGGTGACAATCAATGGTAATCTATGGAAGCAtgtatgtagcaaaattcaaatggcaatgtaatttgcaatttgcaattcaataagtcatcacattatgcaattgacaattcattatgcaattttataatgtaatgtaatacgttattcaaagtgtattttaaaatgcaaagtgacaatgcaatcctcaattaaatttgcaaaagttataacaataaaaatagaataacattttgtcaaattccttgagttcctttattcaaattgaaaagctatagcgtccccgtgattgcaatccacttcgccacgctccgtgtgttgcgatattcaaattacatttcaatccgccaaacgctttgcaaaagatttggcaaaacgttttgcaaaatgtTTTCCAAACGTAATCtcaaacgttttccaaaaagtcaatatgcaaagtggcaaacgtatcagccaatcagcgtctgggtgggaactacgtcacttgctcacaatttccttgttcacgttCGTATGTGTCAGCACCAAGAAATACAATCAACGAAAAGTGTACCAGGcataacataaaaaataacatttaactTAAATAAACTCTTTAAAGGCTTTGCGGTACAGGTGAGTCTTAAGGAGGGACTTAAAAGATGTCACAGAATCAGCTAACCTTATTTTCTCAGGCAATGCATTCTAAAGCTTTGGGGCTTACACAGAAAAAGACCCGTCCCCTTTAGCAGCTAGCCGGGACTCAGGAATAGTGAGTAAAATATAAGTCACCGCTCCTCAGTGCTGTGCTCAGTGCTGATCAGAGAGTGGAGCGATGAGCGTTACCTGGTGATCAGAGAGCGAGCACAGCGGCCAGTGAGGCAAATTAGCAAAGAGCGAGGGAACTATGGAGAAGAGAGGGGCGAGGAAACCTTAACGGTGACGATCTCCTCCGACAGGAGAAAGAGGCCTCCCCCGATCcggactcctcctccccctctccagacctcccccccccccccatccggtCTCCACCTCGTCGCAAGAGAAAGAACATCTGAGACgggtgaggaaggagaggacCCCAACACGGAGCGACTGAGACGTCTTTGTGTTTCCTGTCATGGGTCTTCAGTGTCGGTTCATGTTTGACCCGATGAGTTCCTGATGGAAcccctctcctggaaccgtcaccttatcttggtggagaggtttgcgtgtccctgtgaacctaagggctgtgttgtctggagccttgtgctcctggtagggtctctcatggcagagtggtctcaggtgaggggccagacttaGAATGGTTCTAAAACCTCAATAAATAACataagaagaggagatgtgacccggcacggaggaagcccggggcccccgtctggagccaggcccagacggaggactcgatggcgagcgcctggtggccgggtttgccacggagcccggtcgggcacagcccgaacaatctacgtggcaccccccctctcttcatcccatgggcccaccacctgtgggaagaccctttggggtcgggtgcgcagccacatgggtggcagcgaaggtcaggggtctcgacggaccagacccgggcggcagaagctgactctggggacgtggaacgtcacctcgctgtggggaaaggaaccggagcttgtgagggaggtggagcgctatcagttagatctggtggggcttacctccacgcacagtctcagctctggtaccgtactcctggataggggttggactctattcttctccggagttgtcgagggcgtgaggcgccgggcgggtgtggggatactcataaatccccggctgagcgccgcggtgttggagtttaccccggtagacgagaggctCGCCTCCCtacgcctaagggttgtaggggagaaaaactctgactgttgtttgtgcgtatgcaccaaacagcagttcagagcactcagccttcttggagaccctgaatggactcctgtatggggctccagtaggggactccgcagttctgctgggagacttcaacgcccacgtgggcaacgatggagacacctggagaggcatggtggggaggaacggcctccctgatctaaacccgagcagtcgtttgttattgaacttctgtgctagtcatggattatccataacgaacaccatgtttgaacataagggtgctcataagtgtacctggtaccagagtaccctaggccgaagatcgatgatcgatttcgtgatcgtgtcatctgatctgaggccgcatgttttgcacactcgggttaagagaggggcggaactgtcaaccgaccaccatctggtggtgagttggatcagggaatgggggaaatttccggatagacctggtaagcccaaacgagtagtgtgggtgaattgggaacgtctggaggaggccctcgtcctaggtatcttcaactcacacctccggctgagtttttctggcattcctgtggaggttgggggcattgagccggagtgggcggtgttcaaagcctccattgctgaagctgcggtggctagctgtggcctcagggtcttatgccgcttttccactgcatggtaccagctcgacacgactcgactcgactcgactcagctcgcattttttgcgtttccaccgcgaaaacatggtatctggtacctgaagtggctgctttttctagtaccgcctcactctaggttccaagcgagctgagccgatgctaaaaggtgacgtcggcagacggccggccactgattggccagagagtgtgacgaagtcacgagagcgacgtggcaaccatgctggtaacagccatagcagcgccacagccaacatattccacttcttcaacttcttcaacatgccagctaataatacgaacacgaataccatcgcatcgatgtcctccattgttgttatgtgggttctgtccatgtgtgggttgcgtaggtgttgtttgcgtcgcgtacaaaaataagtcacggccctttcgcgcagccgaccccgcccacgtccaggaggtactatttgcggtggaaaaggacccgtgctgctaccgtgtcgagtcgtgtcgtgtcgagtcgtgtcgagtcgagctacatgtgcggtggaaaagcggcattaggctcctcaaggggtggtaaccctcggacaccgtggtggacaccggtggtcagggaagccgtccgattgaagaaggaggccttccgggatatgatatcctggaggactcctgactcggttgcagggtaccgacaggctcgaagggctgcagctgctgccgtgtcggaggctaagcagcgggtgtgggagaagttcggagaggccatggagaaggactttcggtcggcaccaaagtgtttctggaagactatccggcacttcaggagggggaaacaggaaaccatccaagctgtgtacagtaatgatgggactctgttgacctcaactgaggaggtcgtcggacgttggaaggaacactttgaggaactcctgaatccgaataacatgccctctatgttggaggcagagctcgaggttgatgctgtttcgtcgtcaatttccctggtggaggtagtcaaacatctctgcagtggcaaagccccagggattgatgagatccagctagaaatgctaaaggctgggatgaggatcagcaccgctaaatttgaggccatgactcttagcaggaaaccggtggattgcttactccgggtaggaaatgagtccttagcccaagtgaaggagttcaagtatctcggggtcttgttcgcgagtgaaggtactatggagcgtgagattggccggagaatcggagcagcgggtaGGTAAAGCGAATCGGagcaacggtgcggtaaagcgaatgcaataccgcaccgttgttacgaaaacaAACTAAACCTaactttacttagaaaggagtcagctgaggtggttcaggcatctggtaaggatgcccactgggcgcctcccttgggaggtgtttcaggcacgtccagtggggaggagacctcggggaagacccaggactaggtggagagattatatctcaacactggcctgggaacgcctcaggatccccccgtcagagctggtcaatgtggcccgggaaagggaagtctggggcccccggcttgagctgctccccccgcgacccgaccccggataagcggacgaagatgagatgagatgagatgagttcctgatgcagtgtgtttgtgtcctagACGGTGAGCAGATGGATGGAGACGAATGAGGAGGCGAATGACCCGGAGTTGGTCGCAGAGTGCGAGATGTCAGGGCTGAAAGCGAGCCAGACCGCCCCAGaccaaggccagaccgccccggaccaaggccagaccaACCCGGACCAAGGCAAGACCAACCTGGACCAAGGCCAGACCAacccggaccaaggccagaccaactcggaccaaggccagaccaacccggaccaaggccagaccaacccggaccaaggccagaccgacccggaccaaggccagaccaacccggaccaaggccagaccaacccggaccaaggccagaccccCGATGAACCTTGTGAGCTCATTACACTGTTGTGTTTACCTGCGTGTTATACGTCAGAATAATCACAAAACATTGACTGACCGACTCTTACATTCACCGTCACTAAAACAGAACCCATagcagcaacaaacacacagcagccaCTATGGAAGGACCTGGCCCAGGCCATGGGGAACCTAAAGGTACGGGTTAAGGGCCTCAGACCCAAGGACCCTCGGACCCCGGATCCAAGCCAGCTCCCCAATGTACCTGGTGAGCTGGCTGCATTGTTGTGTTTAccttcttgtgtgtgtctacctgcttGTGAGTGTctgtttacctgcttgtgtgtgtttgcctttttgtgtatgtgtttaccaGACAGGCCCCCCACAAAGGAGCTGGCCCAGGTCATGGGGAACCTGAGGTTCCGGGTGAAGGGCCTCAAAAAGCAGAGGGCTGAACCAGGAACCACCTCCCGGCTTGAAGAGGAGAGGCCTTTGGGCCGCCCTTCAGGCCGGAGCCCCTTCccaggccagaccgccccggacccaAGCCAGATCCCTGAGGAACCTGGTGAGTACGCTgcattgttgtttttacctgcttgtgtatgtgtttacctgtgtgtgtgtgtgtgtgtgtgtgtgtgtgtgtgtgtgtgtgtgtgtgtgtgtgtgtgtgtgtgtgtgtgtgtgtgtgtgtgtgtgtgtgtgtgtgtgtgtgtgtgtgtgtgcgcgcgtgtgcgtggttTGCATTTATCTTTTGAGTTTTATATGTCACCATAATCACGAAACATTGACTGAGCgactctctcaccgtctctgaCAGCAGACAGGGCCCCAAGAAAGGACCTGTCCCAGGTCCTGGGGAACGTGAGGGTCCGGGTGAGGGCACTAAGAGAGCAGAGGGTTGAAACAGCTCCCACCGCCCTGCTGGATCAGGAGGAGGTAAAGCCTTTGGGCCGCCCTTCACGCCAGAACCCCTTCAGGCGTATTAAGATGGCCTGGGCCGAAACCAAGGCCGTCGTCCCCACCGTCGCCCCCTCGAACACCCCTGAACAGCAGGATGTGGTCATTGAGgctgaggaggaaggggaagccACAAAGCAGGCTGAGGGGAAGGGCCTCAGGCCTCGGATCAGCAAGTGGCTGAACCTTAGAATGAAGGACCTTTTAACATTTGCTGCCCGGTTCCATTGTGGGTCGCATGtgcgcaaaaaaaaaagaagaaaaaaaaaaaatagcatataaaataaaataaaaaaaactgcacaataaaatgtattacgGCACCATTGTACAGAGACAACCCGACCAGGTCGACATCGATGTGACATCACGAAGGAGTGAAACCCCAGCTTTGTCTGAGCCCGGGTGAATTTAAACAAAGTACTCAAACATCTGATGGGATCCAACCAAGTCCTCATCGGTGTTACATCACACTGAGGTGTGTAATGCTTTGTTTAAATTCACCTGCGCTTGGACCAAGCTGCGGTTTCTCTCCAGTGTGATGTCACATCGATGTGGACTTGGTCGGGTCCCATCCGATGTTGGACGTACACACTTTGTTTCAATTCACCTGGGCCCAACTGCCAATTCATGCatataaaatcaaataaaattgTTTGCCGAAATCTTCGTCCCCTCGTGTCTGTTTATAGATGTATATGAATATCTATACGCaatggcagacacacactctttgACGCTcacgtgtgtgagcgtgcacacacacaacaacagcagGTGGTGGAAGAAGAACCTGAAAGCCATACATGAGTAAAAGTAGATATCTTCCCAGAAAAGGGCACTGGTAAAATTAAAAGGCACCCAATAGAATATGACTTGAGTAAAAGTCTTCAAGTATCTGATATGAATTGCACTTAAGTATCAAAGTTAATTTTCTGATAGTATATGTACTGAAGTattgaaagtaaaagtacaagtaaaTACTTAAGCAAATCAACAAATGTTTTAGTCAGTCGGACGTTCATTTCCTTGCTTTATTGGGCGTCACCCTAATTTAAATTAAGATTCAACTTTGAAATTTGCAGAAGGGATAACTCAGCACGATGAAAAATAACCCCCTCCACAATGAAGACAAGAGGTTTAAATTACAATAAAGTTAGTTCGAGGACAGaacaatattttttcttttattgtgCGGGGGAGTTTATAAACATAATATCAGGGTCCAAGTTAGGCCAACAACTCAAAACGTGCACTGTGCACTGTGAAACTTACGGCAAGGTCAAATATTGAACCGTCTGGCCAGGTGAGCATTAAATGAACAGGCGATCAAATTCAGGCCATAATGTGTGCCagtataatgtaataaatagACCTCACCCTTTCCCCACAGTGACTGAAAGAGAAGTGGAGACACCATTAAGGTGGAGTTGTGctttgggtggaggtgtgtggagtgtggaggACAGGTGCAGCGAAGCAAAGCCAGCAGCAGCCCTAATAAACCAGTGATGATCATTGGTTAAGTATTAAGTATTTGACTTTAAAATGACTTCAACAGAATTGTTCTCTGGAAGATCTGTTAGTTacacatacacggaaacgcacacacacacgcacacacaaacacacacacacacacgccgcgcACACACTGCACGCCATGACAAAGGCAGCTacacatacacggaagcgcatacacacacaccagcacacactccGCAGTGACACTCGCACAGGTAAGACGTTAAGAAAATGAATGAGTTGGAGTGATCCTGCCCCAAAGTGTGTTCACACATGGCCAGCTCTACACTGCCTTTAGCAGAGGCAAGCGTGCCAGAGCCGTAAGGGTGTTTGTTGGAGACCACATGGACGGCCTGACAGACAACATTGTGTATTCAGAACTGCTCCAAGTGCACTGTGGCTGACGAAAAAGAGATACAAATTACCCTGTGAACATTTTTGCAATACAATGTTACCAGTTCACTTCACTGTGTGATTGGGTCTACGTAGTTATTTTGTGCTTTGATCTCGCACCTATTTTTTTGGCACACTGAGAGGAGTTGCTATAGATTACCATTGATTGTCACCGCGCATTTATGCGATGACAATCAATTCTGAAACTCATGACCTACTAGAGGTTGGAAACTctagtatatataaatacaaagaaATTGTCCTTGTACTTAATACACTGATTATTTGAATGACTTCAACCTTATTGTTGCTGTTCTGTTTCCTGGTTTGATCTGTGGTGTTTCTGAAAGTGTTTTACAGgttagactgtgtgtgtttgtgtttgtttgtttgtttgtttgtttgtttgtttgtttgtttgtttgtttgtgtgtgtgtgtgtgtgtgtgtgtgtgtgtgtgtgtgtgtgtgtgtgtgtgtgtgtgtgtgtgtgtgtgtgtgtgtgtgtgcgtgtgtgtttgtgtgtgtgtgtgtgtgtgtgtgtgtgtgttaactacGTGCAATGGGGTGAATCTGGCCTAAGTCTCATGACCCCAGGGTTCTGCCCTGTTCTTTTTGGAAAAAGGGGGCCCGTCAGGATCGCttgtaactcactttatttggtaaaggttCGTTATGGtatctatgaagcaaaaggagaggaATTGTATATGATCGCGTG from the Gadus macrocephalus chromosome 7, ASM3116895v1 genome contains:
- the LOC132461170 gene encoding uncharacterized protein LOC132461170, with translation MSGLKASQTAPDQGQTAPDQGQTNPDQGKTNLDQGQTNPDQEPIAATNTQQPLWKDLAQAMGNLKVRVKGLRPKDPRTPDPSQLPNVPDRPPTKELAQVMGNLRFRVKGLKKQRAEPGTTSRLEEERPLGRPSGRSPFPGQTAPDPSQIPEEPADRAPRKDLSQVLGNVRVRVRALREQRVETAPTALLDQEEVKPLGRPSRQNPFRRIKMAWAETKAVVPTVAPSNTPEQQDVVIEAEEEGEATKQAEGKGLRPRISKWLNLRMKDLLTFAARFHL